In a single window of the Bactrocera dorsalis isolate Fly_Bdor chromosome 2, ASM2337382v1, whole genome shotgun sequence genome:
- the LOC105234179 gene encoding carbonic anhydrase 2 isoform X2 produces the protein MKVLLLLATFCVLYQATAGSRFGYSEPNQRRWARHHGHCAGKTQSPIAVHSAKSIPLNMPAVDMIGYHNLLPNPLVMVNNGHTVAINIPKLTEEEKANGDFMPYVRGGKLPGEFEVEGVHFHWGDKNNRGAEHVINDIRYTMEMHIVHRNKKYATLADALEFADGAAVLGFFFNLDEDDSQGLTAICRHLHLIPEANDAMNLTITFALSSLIANVDVDKFYTYKGSLTTPPCSEAITWVLYPDPIPISPKQIARFRQLQDTQDGALVDNFRQLQSIGNRRVFMRNGNNKHTLVEALKKELDYKKWDWYN, from the exons CAACCGCTGGTTCCCGCTTTGGCTATTCGGAACCGAATCAACGGCGTTGGGCGCGTCATCATGGCCATTGTGCGGGCAAGACACAATCACCAATTGCAGTGCACTCGGCTAAA tcTATTCCATTGAATATGCCAGCTGTAGACATGATTGGTTATCACAATTTGTTACCAAACCCACTTGTCATGGTTAACAATGGTCATACTG TCGCCATCAATATACCTAAACTGACCGAGGAGGAGAAGGCAAATGGCGACTTTATGCCATATGTACGTGGCGGTAAGTTGCCAGGTGAGTTCGAAGTGGAGGGTGTGCACTTCCATTGGGGCGATAAGAACAATCGAGGCGCTGAGCATGTGATCAACGACATCCGTTACACAATGGAAATGCATATTGTGCATCGCAATAAGAAATACGCAACACTTGCGGATGCGCTGGAGTTCGCTGATGGTGCGGCTGTGCTGGGTTTCTTTTTCAAT TTAGACGAAGATGATAGTCAAGGTCTGACAGCGATTTGTCGCCACTTGCATTTGATACCGGAAGCAAATGACGctatgaatttgacgattacctTCGCATTGTCATCGTTGATAGCCAATGTAGATGTGGATAAATTCTATACATACAAAG GTTCACTCACAACGCCACCCTGTTCGGAGGCCATTACATGGGTGCTCTATCCCGATCCGATACCAATCTCACCTAAGCAG ATCGCACGCTTCCGTCAACTGCAAGATACTCAAGATGGCGCTCTGGTCGATAACTTCCGTCAATTGCAATCAATCGGCAATCGTCGCGTCTTTATGCGTAACGGTAACAATAAGCATACACTTGTGGAGGCGTTGAAGAAAGAACTAGACTACAAGAAGTGGGATTGGTACAATTGA
- the LOC105234179 gene encoding carbonic anhydrase 2 isoform X1, translating into MNIPTWRRMLQYVLPIGFLGSAAWEAKRSTAGSRFGYSEPNQRRWARHHGHCAGKTQSPIAVHSAKSIPLNMPAVDMIGYHNLLPNPLVMVNNGHTVAINIPKLTEEEKANGDFMPYVRGGKLPGEFEVEGVHFHWGDKNNRGAEHVINDIRYTMEMHIVHRNKKYATLADALEFADGAAVLGFFFNLDEDDSQGLTAICRHLHLIPEANDAMNLTITFALSSLIANVDVDKFYTYKGSLTTPPCSEAITWVLYPDPIPISPKQIARFRQLQDTQDGALVDNFRQLQSIGNRRVFMRNGNNKHTLVEALKKELDYKKWDWYN; encoded by the exons atgaATATACCCACTTGGAGGAGAATGCTGCAATATGTTTTGCCAATTGGCTTTCTCGGCTCTGCTGCGTGGGAGGCAAAGCGCT CAACCGCTGGTTCCCGCTTTGGCTATTCGGAACCGAATCAACGGCGTTGGGCGCGTCATCATGGCCATTGTGCGGGCAAGACACAATCACCAATTGCAGTGCACTCGGCTAAA tcTATTCCATTGAATATGCCAGCTGTAGACATGATTGGTTATCACAATTTGTTACCAAACCCACTTGTCATGGTTAACAATGGTCATACTG TCGCCATCAATATACCTAAACTGACCGAGGAGGAGAAGGCAAATGGCGACTTTATGCCATATGTACGTGGCGGTAAGTTGCCAGGTGAGTTCGAAGTGGAGGGTGTGCACTTCCATTGGGGCGATAAGAACAATCGAGGCGCTGAGCATGTGATCAACGACATCCGTTACACAATGGAAATGCATATTGTGCATCGCAATAAGAAATACGCAACACTTGCGGATGCGCTGGAGTTCGCTGATGGTGCGGCTGTGCTGGGTTTCTTTTTCAAT TTAGACGAAGATGATAGTCAAGGTCTGACAGCGATTTGTCGCCACTTGCATTTGATACCGGAAGCAAATGACGctatgaatttgacgattacctTCGCATTGTCATCGTTGATAGCCAATGTAGATGTGGATAAATTCTATACATACAAAG GTTCACTCACAACGCCACCCTGTTCGGAGGCCATTACATGGGTGCTCTATCCCGATCCGATACCAATCTCACCTAAGCAG ATCGCACGCTTCCGTCAACTGCAAGATACTCAAGATGGCGCTCTGGTCGATAACTTCCGTCAATTGCAATCAATCGGCAATCGTCGCGTCTTTATGCGTAACGGTAACAATAAGCATACACTTGTGGAGGCGTTGAAGAAAGAACTAGACTACAAGAAGTGGGATTGGTACAATTGA